One segment of Gemmatimonadaceae bacterium DNA contains the following:
- a CDS encoding translocation/assembly module TamB domain-containing protein — protein MAYLPRTAWGREKIRAYVQEALNHQFAGRVSIGPIEGSVFGGATIRNVVITDSAGAPFITAPMIRAKYRIADLWNRRVILDDVVAERPVIVLDRLPGRRWNWDAILFPDTTSRPRGPQRQFGDWVELRNVKLLDATLTARSPYAVESWRDAKGRDSVLQLALEGTLRPVVRAVPGGYQRVTVLEHVTLDAPYARIKYPGTTSQLYRIASGSGTIKPFHPPVLDLRDIAGTVEVDKDSLWFSHVSAQLPSSRAFLSGQYDMVSGNAHIEARSPALLTDDWRWLVPLLPTGATGAIGDVRYVLDGFTSDVRMTGLSLALEQARLAGTLDFGFDKDDTHFNDVAVRLSDLDTRLVRRLLPDVQIPREGVLSGTLVAKGPLTQATIDANLRFADRQAGLLAVRARGGAGVDRGAVVTRNLRLDVAPLPVTLASEALAPLGGRIGGLVTVNGRTDAWMDTRLALVHRVDGQQSHIDGTARVNIAGIEPRVDARLRFEPLSLPAMGRFAPALDLRGNATGTLTLRGALSDMGIDGDFRVDSAGGLRVAGRFGVPERGATHANVTLTADSLDLRRLVPTAIATRLVGYAQVDARGTTVADIEGRVILDLRASEIDRVRVDTVTMVASAHDGLLTLDTLLLRVGGAVGSGSGTFGLREGRTGTLAAMIHVDSLQRLRPYFPTDTSLITQTPAAIMRSLRRQRADSIALARRTEVERAARGLAPLALKVQTPLPLRADSLAGEATLTLTLDGWLRDISGDGVLDGRRLFLAGQSVEALSMRPAWTHLLTDSSSARFLADARGITASGYNVDSLDVAAAYRWRQNTLATGTGDLSIGLHLLDSTAVALKGGLVIDSARYLARVDSTTLVLPSSQWANPYPWRASWSQGRFVLDSLALQTDGDARLQVDAVIDTAGATNMTVAIRNTQLWDLADLAQTVSPVDGRVSADLYVDGTAKAPKISFLGAVRDVVYDSLPLPEFRARMNYEDRKAVAYAEVRRPGQQPNARADATVPVDLALSGAPKRLLDSPMIADIRLDSLPLDILPALSASVTGVKGETVGRVKITGTLPDRLTFDGSMQLRKGEAYIVAAQLPVRGIAGDLHFRGDSIVVDSVRALSGDGTIKVSGGVGLSPLTNPAFDLKLVARNARVLDGDLGRIRGYADLTLTGPYKGASLEGSLRVREGVYRLAEERRVTEVLNANDPAVLGAVDSTQAVERGLVVPPSDFVRGLTTSVVARIDRDVWVRNSVANVEIFTDGELQVALNPVTGSVTLDGVVASERGQYEFLTKRFNIVRGSATFLGTSDLNPLLQAVAEYQVRQASQQALAIRLNIGGTVLRPRLSLESDAQPPLAQTDLISYLAFGSSSGSLLTQFGSGTGGTSSGGGLIGAGAAQANRFLTSVGIGMALNSAEGNLARYLGADVLNITSTGSSVEFQSVLKGYKAVLLSTELEYGRYFGTRSYAVLTLSPGNFSSEGSISPLGVRWEYRLPQGYRIETTFGPRFLLQSQSLDPQRANGLQNFGLFISREWKW, from the coding sequence GTGGCGTACCTGCCGCGCACCGCGTGGGGGCGCGAGAAGATCCGCGCCTACGTGCAGGAGGCGCTCAACCACCAGTTCGCGGGCCGGGTCTCGATCGGCCCCATCGAGGGATCGGTCTTCGGTGGCGCGACGATCCGCAACGTGGTGATCACCGACTCGGCGGGGGCGCCGTTCATCACCGCACCGATGATCCGGGCGAAGTATCGCATCGCCGACCTGTGGAACCGTCGCGTGATCCTCGACGACGTGGTGGCCGAGCGGCCGGTGATCGTGCTCGACCGGCTCCCCGGGCGCCGCTGGAACTGGGACGCGATCCTCTTTCCCGACACCACCAGTCGCCCGCGTGGCCCGCAACGCCAGTTCGGGGACTGGGTCGAGCTGCGCAACGTGAAGCTGCTCGACGCCACGCTCACCGCGCGCAGCCCGTACGCCGTGGAGTCGTGGCGCGACGCGAAGGGGCGCGACTCGGTGCTGCAGCTCGCCCTCGAGGGCACGCTGCGCCCGGTGGTGCGCGCGGTGCCCGGCGGCTACCAGCGCGTCACGGTCCTGGAGCACGTCACGCTCGACGCGCCGTACGCGCGCATCAAGTATCCAGGCACGACGTCGCAACTGTACCGCATCGCCAGCGGCTCCGGCACGATCAAGCCATTCCACCCGCCCGTCCTCGACCTGCGCGACATCGCCGGCACGGTGGAGGTGGACAAGGACTCGCTCTGGTTCAGCCACGTGTCGGCGCAGCTCCCCAGCTCGCGCGCGTTCCTGAGCGGGCAGTACGACATGGTCAGCGGCAACGCGCACATCGAGGCGCGGTCGCCGGCGCTGCTGACCGACGACTGGCGCTGGCTGGTGCCGCTGCTGCCCACTGGGGCCACCGGGGCGATCGGTGACGTGCGGTACGTGCTGGACGGCTTCACCAGTGACGTGCGGATGACCGGCCTCTCGCTGGCCCTGGAGCAGGCGCGCCTGGCCGGCACGCTGGACTTCGGCTTCGACAAGGACGACACGCACTTCAACGACGTGGCCGTGCGCCTGTCCGACCTCGACACGCGCCTGGTGCGCAGGCTGCTCCCCGACGTGCAGATCCCGCGGGAGGGGGTGCTCAGCGGCACGCTGGTGGCGAAGGGACCGCTGACGCAGGCGACGATCGACGCGAACCTGCGCTTCGCGGACCGGCAGGCGGGGCTGCTGGCGGTGCGGGCGCGCGGCGGCGCCGGCGTGGATCGCGGGGCGGTGGTGACGCGGAACCTGCGGCTGGACGTCGCGCCGCTGCCGGTCACGCTCGCGAGCGAGGCACTGGCACCGCTCGGCGGCCGCATCGGTGGGCTGGTGACGGTGAACGGCCGCACCGACGCGTGGATGGACACGCGCCTGGCGCTCGTGCATCGCGTGGACGGGCAGCAGTCGCACATCGACGGCACCGCGCGGGTGAACATCGCCGGCATCGAGCCGCGGGTGGACGCGCGCCTGCGCTTCGAGCCGTTGTCGTTGCCGGCGATGGGCCGCTTCGCCCCCGCGCTGGACCTGCGCGGCAATGCGACGGGGACGCTCACGCTGCGCGGCGCCCTGTCGGACATGGGCATCGACGGTGACTTCCGCGTGGACAGTGCCGGCGGCCTGCGCGTGGCCGGACGGTTCGGCGTGCCGGAGCGCGGTGCCACGCATGCCAACGTCACGCTCACCGCCGACTCGCTCGACCTGCGCCGGCTGGTGCCGACCGCGATCGCCACCCGGCTGGTGGGTTACGCGCAGGTGGATGCGCGCGGCACGACCGTGGCGGACATCGAGGGGCGCGTGATCCTGGACCTGCGCGCGTCGGAGATCGACCGCGTGCGCGTGGACACCGTGACGATGGTGGCGTCGGCGCACGACGGGCTGCTGACGCTGGACACGCTGTTGCTGCGCGTGGGTGGCGCGGTGGGCAGCGGTTCGGGCACGTTCGGCCTGCGCGAGGGACGCACGGGGACCCTCGCGGCGATGATCCACGTGGACTCGCTGCAGCGGCTGCGCCCGTACTTCCCGACCGACACGTCCCTCATCACGCAGACGCCGGCCGCGATCATGCGGTCGTTGCGCCGCCAGCGCGCCGACTCCATCGCGCTGGCGCGACGCACCGAGGTGGAGCGGGCCGCCCGCGGCCTCGCACCACTCGCGCTGAAGGTGCAGACGCCGCTCCCGCTGCGGGCCGACTCGCTGGCGGGTGAGGCGACGCTGACGCTGACCCTGGACGGCTGGCTGCGCGACATCAGCGGCGACGGCGTGCTGGACGGCAGGCGCCTGTTCCTCGCCGGCCAGAGCGTCGAGGCCCTGTCGATGCGGCCCGCCTGGACGCACCTCCTCACCGACAGCTCCTCGGCACGGTTCCTGGCCGACGCGCGCGGGATCACGGCATCGGGCTACAACGTCGACTCGCTGGACGTGGCCGCGGCGTACCGGTGGCGGCAGAACACGCTCGCCACCGGCACCGGCGACCTGTCGATCGGCCTTCACCTGCTGGATTCGACCGCCGTCGCACTCAAGGGTGGGCTGGTGATCGACTCGGCGCGGTACCTGGCGCGGGTGGACAGCACCACGCTGGTGCTGCCGTCGTCGCAGTGGGCAAACCCGTACCCGTGGCGCGCGAGCTGGTCACAGGGTCGTTTCGTGCTCGATTCGCTGGCGCTGCAGACCGACGGCGACGCGCGCCTGCAGGTGGATGCGGTCATCGACACCGCCGGCGCCACGAACATGACAGTGGCGATCCGGAACACGCAGCTCTGGGACCTGGCCGACCTGGCGCAGACCGTGTCGCCGGTGGACGGTCGCGTGTCCGCCGACCTGTACGTGGACGGCACGGCGAAGGCGCCGAAGATCTCGTTCCTCGGCGCGGTGCGTGACGTGGTCTACGACAGCCTGCCGCTCCCGGAGTTCCGGGCGCGGATGAACTACGAGGATCGCAAGGCGGTGGCATACGCCGAGGTGCGGCGTCCCGGCCAGCAGCCGAATGCGCGCGCCGACGCCACCGTGCCGGTGGACCTCGCGCTGAGCGGTGCGCCGAAGCGGCTGCTCGACAGCCCGATGATCGCCGACATCCGGCTCGACTCGCTGCCGCTGGACATCCTGCCGGCGCTGAGCGCGTCGGTGACCGGGGTCAAGGGAGAGACGGTCGGCCGGGTGAAGATCACGGGCACCCTGCCCGACCGGCTGACCTTCGACGGCAGCATGCAGCTCCGGAAGGGAGAGGCCTACATCGTCGCCGCACAGCTGCCGGTGCGCGGCATCGCCGGCGACCTGCACTTCCGCGGTGACTCGATCGTGGTGGACTCCGTTCGTGCACTGAGCGGCGACGGCACGATCAAGGTGAGTGGCGGGGTCGGGCTCTCGCCGCTGACGAACCCGGCGTTCGACCTCAAGCTGGTGGCGCGCAACGCGCGCGTGCTGGACGGGGACCTCGGCCGCATCCGCGGCTACGCCGACCTCACGCTCACCGGGCCGTACAAGGGGGCGTCGCTGGAGGGCAGCCTGCGCGTGCGCGAGGGCGTCTACCGCCTGGCCGAGGAGCGCCGCGTGACCGAGGTCCTGAACGCGAACGATCCCGCCGTGCTTGGCGCGGTGGACAGCACACAGGCCGTGGAGCGGGGGCTGGTGGTGCCCCCGTCGGACTTCGTGCGCGGGCTCACCACGTCGGTGGTGGCGCGCATCGACCGCGACGTGTGGGTGCGCAACAGCGTGGCCAACGTGGAGATCTTCACCGACGGTGAGCTGCAGGTGGCGCTCAACCCCGTCACCGGCAGCGTCACGCTGGACGGGGTGGTGGCGTCGGAACGCGGCCAGTACGAGTTCCTGACCAAGCGCTTCAACATCGTGCGCGGCTCGGCGACGTTCCTCGGCACCTCCGACCTGAACCCGCTGCTGCAGGCCGTCGCCGAGTACCAGGTGCGGCAGGCGTCGCAGCAGGCGCTGGCGATCCGGCTGAACATCGGCGGCACGGTGCTGCGGCCGCGCCTCTCGCTGGAAAGCGATGCACAACCACCGCTGGCCCAGACGGACCTGATCAGCTACCTCGCGTTCGGCAGCAGCAGCGGGTCGCTGCTCACGCAGTTCGGCTCGGGCACGGGTGGCACCAGCAGCGGCGGTGGGCTGATCGGAGCGGGCGCCGCGCAGGCCAACCGGTTCCTGACCTCGGTGGGCATCGGCATGGCGCTCAACAGCGCCGAGGGCAACCTCGCGCGCTATCTCGGCGCCGACGTGCTGAACATCACGTCCACCGGCTCGTCGGTGGAGTTCCAGTCGGTGCTGAAAGGCTACAAGGCGGTGCTGCTGTCCACGGAGCTCGAGTACGGCCGCTATTTCGGCACCCGCAGCTACGCGGTGCTGACGCTGAGCCCGGGCAACTTCTCATCCGAGGGATCCATCTCGCCGCTTGGTGTGCGCTGGGAGTACCGCCTGCCGCAGGGGTACCGCATCGAGACCACCTTCGGCCCGCGGTTCCTGCTGCAGAGCCAGTCGCTCGATCCGCAGCGGGCGAACGGCCTGCAGAATTTCGGCCTGTTCATCTCGCGCGAGTGGAAGTGGTAG